Proteins encoded within one genomic window of Eleutherodactylus coqui strain aEleCoq1 chromosome 1, aEleCoq1.hap1, whole genome shotgun sequence:
- the LOC136625260 gene encoding phospholipid scramblase 1-like yields MEMKGAQGQPDYGPYAGGPPVQNQPMGPGVPSPAAWMPLPPAVANCPPGLEYLSQIDQLLIHQQIELLEALIGFETNNKYEIKNSMGQRVYFAAEQTDCCTRYWCGVARPFTIAIIDNAGREVIRLTRPFRCSACCFPCCLQKLEVQAPPGNVVGYVKQNWHPCLPRFTLLNEREEEVLKVHGPFCVCSCCSDVDFELKSLDGDNVVGKICKQWSGFVREYFTDADNFGVQFPMDLDVKMKAVVLGACFLIDFMFFEKSGNRL; encoded by the exons ATGGAGATGAAAG GTGCGCAAGGTCAGCCTGACTATGGCCCGTATGCAGGAGGACCGCCTGTTCAAAACCAGCCAATGGGTCCAGGGGTCCCTTCACCTGCTGCATGGATGCCGCTACCTCCAGCAGTTGCCAACTGTCCACCAGGCTTGGAATATCTGTCCCAG ATAGACCAACTTCTTATCCATCAACAAATAGAGCTGCTGGAAG CTTTAATTGGCTTTGAAACCAATAACAAATATGAGATCAAGAACAGCATGGGCCAGAGAGTCTACTTCGCTGCTGAACAAACGGATTGCTGTACTCGGTACTGGTGTGGAGTTGCTCGGCCATTTACTATAGCAATTATTGATAACGCTGGTCGTGAAGTAATCCGGCTCACCCGGCCTTTTAGATGCTCTGCATGCTGTTTCCCCTGCTGTCTGCAGAAA CTTGAAGTTCAGGCTCCTCCTGGGAACGTAGTTGGCTATGTGAAACAGAACTGGCACCCATGTCTACCCAGGTTTACGTTATTGaatgagagggaggaggaggttcTTAAAGTGCATGGACCCTTCTGCGTCTGTAGCTGCTGCTCCGATGTGGACTTTGAG CTGAAGTCACTTGATGGGGACAATGTGGTTGGAAAGATCTGTAAACAATGGTCTGGATTTGTCAGGGAGTATTTTACTGATGCTGACAACTTTGGAGTTCAGTTCCCCATGGACCTTGATGTCAAGATGAAAGCTGTCGTTCTTGGTGCCTGCTTCCTCATT